A stretch of Petrotoga mexicana DSM 14811 DNA encodes these proteins:
- a CDS encoding ABC transporter permease, translating to MEFFEYISSSSSIIIREFLNHLKIIGLSLPFSIGIGVPTGIFISRHPKAANIVIYIASILMTIPSLALFGIMVVILSPFGAGLGVTPAVIALIIYSLLPIIRNTLVAIQSLDPRMIEAARGMGMTESQILFKIRLPLSIPTIMSGVRNAVVMGVGVATLGYFVASGGLGYFIFAGLSRSRYPMVITGVILVSILGVLANYLLLKFEDVITPKGLKIKDNK from the coding sequence GTGGAATTTTTCGAATATATTTCTAGTAGTTCAAGTATCATAATTAGAGAGTTTCTAAATCATTTGAAAATCATAGGTTTATCTTTGCCTTTTTCTATAGGTATAGGAGTACCAACAGGAATTTTCATATCAAGGCATCCTAAAGCTGCAAACATAGTTATTTACATTGCCAGTATTCTAATGACTATCCCAAGTTTAGCCCTTTTTGGGATTATGGTTGTGATTTTGTCTCCTTTTGGAGCTGGCTTAGGGGTTACACCTGCCGTGATTGCTTTGATTATATACTCTTTACTTCCGATTATAAGAAATACATTGGTAGCTATTCAATCTCTTGACCCACGAATGATAGAGGCTGCACGAGGGATGGGAATGACTGAATCCCAAATATTATTCAAAATCCGTTTACCTTTATCGATCCCTACTATAATGTCCGGGGTAAGAAATGCCGTAGTAATGGGAGTTGGAGTTGCTACTTTAGGATATTTTGTAGCTTCGGGAGGATTAGGATACTTTATTTTTGCTGGATTAAGTAGGTCAAGGTATCCAATGGTAATAACAGGGGTAATATTGGTTTCAATTTTGGGTGTTTTGGCTAATTATCTTTTACTAAAATTTGAGGATGTAATTACTCCCAAAGGTCTTAAAATAAAAGATAATAAATAA
- a CDS encoding ABC transporter permease, whose amino-acid sequence MEFFTYVAENLGYMGIKALEHLYLFASSWAIAIVVGMAIGIYVTRPGREKSGRIALSITGIAQAVPSIAVIALVFLFMGIGPAPAIFALFLYSIVPITFNTASGLFGIDKGMIEAARGMGMTNRQILWQVEIPNAVPTIFSGIRNAAIINLGTATIASAIGAGGLGELIFIGLGTFKFEMILAGAIPVSIMAVLIDFALATIQNKMTSEGIKLQNE is encoded by the coding sequence ATGGAATTTTTTACATACGTTGCTGAAAATCTTGGTTATATGGGAATAAAGGCTTTGGAACATCTTTATTTGTTCGCAAGTTCCTGGGCAATTGCTATCGTTGTCGGAATGGCAATAGGAATCTATGTTACCCGCCCAGGAAGAGAGAAAAGCGGAAGAATAGCCCTTTCAATAACAGGAATAGCCCAAGCCGTCCCAAGTATTGCTGTTATTGCCCTCGTTTTTTTATTCATGGGAATCGGTCCTGCCCCTGCAATTTTCGCTTTATTTTTATACAGTATAGTGCCTATAACTTTTAACACCGCATCAGGGCTTTTCGGCATCGATAAAGGTATGATTGAAGCAGCAAGAGGAATGGGGATGACTAACAGGCAAATCTTGTGGCAAGTAGAAATCCCAAACGCTGTACCTACTATTTTCTCAGGAATAAGAAATGCAGCGATAATAAATTTAGGAACAGCTACAATTGCATCAGCCATAGGTGCTGGAGGATTGGGAGAATTGATTTTTATAGGTCTTGGGACTTTTAAATTCGAGATGATATTAGCTGGAGCTATTCCAGTATCTATAATGGCCGTTTTAATTGATTTCG
- a CDS encoding ABC transporter ATP-binding protein (Members of the family are the ATP-binding subunit of ABC transporters for substrates such as betaine, L-proline or other amino acids, choline, carnitine, etc. The substrate specificity is best determined from the substrate-binding subunit, rather than this subunit, as it interacts with the permease subunit and not with substrate directly.) encodes MAIKLVNLTKKYGDFTAVNNLNIEFEDNKLTILIGPSGCGKTTTLKMINRLIERTSGDILFNGKSIDDINPIQLRRSIGYVIQEIGLFPHMTVFDNIAVVPRLLKWPEEKIKKRVYDLLDLVNLDPDTNAYKFPAQLSGGQRQRVGVARGLAADPDILLMDEPFGAIDPINRETLQDAFLEIQEKIKKTIIFVTHDIREAIKLGDKIAIFKDGELVQYDETQNIVQNPKNDFVKDILGEDSQFKALEFVKVSEGLYKDMQVFKIDEDLSKIKNAIQSKYPITIFIDQNNNYKGFIETKRLNRINDSSKLQSSLKKDYVTAKSSLYEALNKILSSSSTNIPVVTDKQKVIGVINLKAIFEQMSSNEEV; translated from the coding sequence ATGGCAATAAAATTAGTTAATCTCACAAAAAAGTATGGTGATTTCACCGCTGTTAATAATTTAAATATCGAATTTGAAGACAATAAATTAACTATTTTAATAGGTCCATCTGGATGTGGAAAAACAACTACCTTAAAGATGATCAATCGTTTGATTGAAAGAACATCAGGCGATATCCTCTTCAATGGAAAATCGATAGATGATATAAATCCCATACAATTAAGAAGAAGTATAGGTTACGTTATACAAGAAATTGGATTATTCCCTCATATGACTGTATTTGATAACATTGCTGTAGTTCCAAGGCTTTTAAAATGGCCTGAAGAAAAAATAAAAAAGAGGGTATACGATCTATTAGATTTAGTAAATCTTGATCCAGATACTAACGCTTATAAGTTTCCAGCACAACTATCTGGAGGCCAAAGACAAAGAGTAGGAGTAGCAAGGGGACTTGCAGCCGATCCGGACATATTACTCATGGATGAACCATTTGGTGCAATAGATCCTATCAATAGAGAAACATTGCAAGATGCATTTCTTGAAATTCAAGAGAAGATCAAAAAGACTATTATATTTGTTACGCATGACATAAGGGAAGCTATTAAATTGGGTGACAAAATTGCAATTTTCAAAGATGGTGAATTAGTACAGTACGACGAGACACAAAATATTGTTCAAAACCCAAAAAATGATTTTGTAAAGGACATATTAGGGGAAGATAGTCAATTCAAAGCTTTGGAATTTGTTAAGGTGAGCGAAGGATTGTACAAAGATATGCAAGTCTTTAAAATTGATGAGGACCTGTCAAAAATTAAAAATGCTATACAGAGTAAGTATCCTATCACAATATTTATTGATCAAAATAACAATTATAAGGGTTTTATAGAAACTAAAAGATTGAACAGAATTAATGATTCATCTAAATTGCAAAGCTCTTTGAAAAAAGATTACGTTACCGCAAAATCAAGCCTTTATGAAGCCTTAAACAAAATATTAAGTTCTTCAAGTACAAATATCCCTGTGGTTACTGACAAACAAAAGGTAATAGGCGTGATCAACTTAAAAGCTATATTTGAACAAATGTCAAGTAATGAAGAGGTTTGA
- a CDS encoding helix-turn-helix domain-containing protein codes for MNENEKKWEAIDKKALLDLVYEIKKRRLQMGITQKDLAERMGTTQAIISKFEKGNYNPTFLFLQRLAEVLDGSIKLYFETRDNKEINRDEFSKNDNFEKIFHLKL; via the coding sequence TTGAATGAAAATGAGAAGAAATGGGAAGCTATAGATAAGAAAGCTTTATTAGACTTGGTGTATGAGATTAAAAAAAGAAGGTTACAAATGGGAATTACACAAAAAGATCTAGCTGAGCGGATGGGAACAACGCAGGCGATAATTTCTAAATTTGAAAAAGGAAACTACAATCCAACATTTTTGTTTTTGCAAAGATTGGCAGAAGTGCTGGATGGGAGTATCAAATTATATTTTGAGACTAGAGATAATAAAGAGATAAATAGAGATGAGTTTTCTAAGAATGATAATTTTGAAAAAATATTTCACTTAAAATTATAA